In Thermospira aquatica, the following proteins share a genomic window:
- a CDS encoding helix-turn-helix domain-containing protein: MREVITMTLKAQKRAKILEMVKNKKIKQKDAAIILGICRRQLIRIFKEYLSKGDEALNHKLIGKPGNHRISSDIKEKIMQIVRNNYKGFKPTFIAEKLYEEHHIKIGASTLRLWMMETGLWKKIRKTAKHRTRRPRKEHFGRNDSNGRQHSRLVWDRQRSLSDEYGG, translated from the coding sequence ATGAGAGAGGTGATAACGATGACACTTAAAGCACAGAAGAGGGCAAAAATACTGGAGATGGTAAAGAACAAGAAAATCAAGCAGAAAGATGCTGCAATAATACTGGGGATTTGCAGAAGGCAACTTATTCGAATTTTTAAAGAATATTTATCAAAGGGTGATGAAGCCCTCAATCACAAATTAATAGGCAAACCGGGGAATCACAGAATTAGCAGTGATATCAAAGAGAAAATTATGCAGATAGTACGGAATAATTATAAAGGTTTTAAGCCGACATTTATAGCTGAAAAGCTTTATGAGGAACATCATATAAAAATAGGAGCATCAACGCTTCGTTTATGGATGATGGAAACAGGATTGTGGAAGAAAATAAGAAAAACTGCGAAACACCGTACCAGAAGGCCGAGAAAAGAGCATTTTGGGAGAAATGATTCAAATGGACGGCAGCATTCACGACTGGTTTGGGACAGGCAAAGAAGTCTGTCTGATGAATATGGTGGATGA
- a CDS encoding sulfite exporter TauE/SafE family protein produces MSGLLGIGGAIFIIPGLVYLLGFDQKLAQGTTLMLMLPPIGILAFLEYYRKGLVNLPVGIVIAFCFVIGAFLGAKLAIGMDTYILKRFFAVFLVFVALSLWFS; encoded by the coding sequence ATGAGTGGACTATTGGGAATAGGGGGAGCAATTTTCATCATTCCTGGTTTAGTGTACCTGTTGGGGTTTGACCAAAAACTCGCCCAAGGAACGACCCTTATGCTCATGCTTCCTCCGATAGGCATCCTGGCATTTCTAGAATACTATCGCAAAGGTCTAGTAAATCTCCCCGTAGGAATTGTGATAGCTTTTTGCTTTGTTATCGGAGCCTTTCTCGGGGCAAAACTTGCCATAGGAATGGATACGTATATTTTGAAACGATTTTTTGCCGTTTTCCTTGTTTTTGTGGCACTCTCCCTCTGGTTTTCTTGA
- a CDS encoding calcium/sodium antiporter — protein sequence MALNQDVSSLKKEKQLTEEEFMISGLLGILILIAGLACLVKGGDWLVDGSVSIAKHFNVPEIVIGLTLVAFGTSAPELLVNIFAAIDGNGDIAFGNIIGSNIVNIGLILGVSLLFRDLVIKKTTTAFEVPLVILSALMVLILASDMWLDGRTIVELSRSEGGILLLFFIIFMIYNGFLAKQEGFEAEEDIKVVSLPWAIVFFITGLVLLIVGGKLTVTGAVSTARALGIPERLIALTIVAVGTSLPEMAASIAAARKGSSDIAVGNILGSNLFNVFFILGISGLIRPIGISAGIQRDIAFNLVFPLVVWILMLAGKGKISKKSGSILIVMYALYILQLGILK from the coding sequence ATGGCTCTTAATCAAGACGTTTCTTCCCTCAAAAAAGAAAAACAACTAACGGAGGAAGAGTTTATGATCAGCGGACTTTTAGGCATACTTATTCTGATAGCTGGCCTTGCATGTCTCGTGAAAGGTGGCGATTGGCTTGTTGATGGAAGTGTTTCAATTGCGAAGCATTTTAACGTCCCTGAAATAGTCATCGGACTCACGCTGGTAGCCTTTGGGACATCCGCACCAGAACTTTTGGTAAACATTTTTGCCGCAATTGACGGCAACGGAGATATCGCTTTTGGCAACATCATAGGCTCCAATATCGTCAATATAGGCCTCATTTTAGGAGTGTCGCTTCTTTTTCGGGATCTGGTGATCAAGAAGACAACAACAGCTTTTGAGGTACCTCTCGTTATTCTTTCGGCTTTGATGGTTCTTATCCTCGCCTCAGACATGTGGCTTGATGGACGAACCATCGTAGAGCTCAGTCGAAGCGAGGGTGGTATACTTCTTCTATTTTTTATCATTTTTATGATTTATAATGGCTTTCTCGCAAAACAAGAAGGCTTTGAAGCAGAAGAGGATATAAAGGTAGTTTCTCTACCATGGGCTATTGTATTCTTTATAACAGGGCTTGTTCTTCTCATCGTGGGGGGAAAACTCACCGTCACAGGAGCCGTCTCTACAGCAAGAGCTCTCGGTATTCCTGAGCGTCTCATTGCCCTCACCATCGTAGCAGTAGGCACAAGCCTACCGGAAATGGCAGCTTCCATCGCTGCGGCAAGAAAAGGCTCTTCGGACATAGCTGTAGGAAATATCCTGGGAAGTAATCTCTTTAACGTGTTTTTTATCCTGGGAATTTCTGGTTTAATTCGGCCTATAGGAATATCTGCAGGAATACAGCGAGACATTGCTTTCAACCTTGTTTTTCCTCTGGTGGTTTGGATATTGATGCTCGCTGGTAAAGGGAAAATCTCCAAAAAGAGCGGTTCTATTCTGATTGTTATGTACGCTCTCTATATTCTCCAGCTGGGGATACTCAAATGA
- a CDS encoding FprA family A-type flavoprotein: MSLRKITEGIYAVGGIDWHRTSFDELTPLHEGTTYNCYYIEGSEKNVLIDTIEPKMLHVLLGNLSRLGVKKLDYVVSNHAEQDHSGSLPKILEIYPEAKLVTNAKAKPMLQDLLLLPDERFLVIEDRTTLSLGNRTLEFILFPWVHWPETMFTFLREERILFSGDLFGSHYASSYLFSSQHDVDMYEGSKRYFAEIMYPFRQNIASGFEKILSLNARMIAPTHGPVYDNPDVILSLYREWISDKMKNKVLLPFISMHGSTEVMINYLIDRLIDRGIEAIPFHLSHVDVGQLAMELIDAPTIVVGVSAVLGGMHPAMAYILYFLNLMRPAIKHVGIVASYGWGSRMLEHIQGSITNYKPEILTPVMVKGFPKPNDFAALDTLADTIAEKHRALSL, encoded by the coding sequence ATGTCTCTCAGAAAAATAACAGAAGGTATTTACGCTGTTGGAGGAATAGACTGGCATAGAACGTCCTTTGATGAACTCACCCCCCTGCATGAGGGCACAACCTACAATTGTTACTACATCGAAGGAAGCGAAAAAAACGTGCTCATCGATACCATTGAGCCCAAGATGCTTCACGTGCTCCTGGGAAATCTCTCGAGACTCGGGGTAAAAAAACTGGACTATGTAGTCTCTAATCATGCCGAGCAGGATCACTCAGGAAGTCTCCCCAAGATTCTTGAAATTTATCCCGAAGCAAAGCTTGTTACCAATGCGAAAGCAAAGCCTATGCTGCAAGATCTTCTTCTTTTACCAGATGAGCGGTTTTTGGTGATTGAAGATAGGACTACTCTTTCCCTGGGCAACCGCACCCTTGAGTTCATTCTTTTCCCCTGGGTTCATTGGCCAGAAACCATGTTTACCTTCCTCAGAGAGGAAAGAATCCTCTTTTCAGGCGACCTCTTTGGTTCTCACTATGCCTCAAGTTATCTCTTCTCTTCCCAACATGATGTAGATATGTATGAGGGAAGTAAACGCTACTTTGCCGAGATCATGTATCCTTTTCGTCAGAATATTGCCAGTGGATTTGAAAAGATCCTCTCGCTTAATGCTCGTATGATCGCCCCCACTCATGGTCCTGTGTATGACAACCCTGATGTGATCCTCTCTCTTTACCGCGAGTGGATCTCGGACAAAATGAAAAATAAAGTGCTTCTTCCTTTTATCTCGATGCATGGGAGCACCGAAGTCATGATCAACTACCTCATCGATCGCTTGATAGACAGAGGGATTGAAGCCATTCCTTTTCATCTCTCGCATGTGGATGTAGGACAACTTGCCATGGAGCTTATCGATGCTCCTACCATTGTAGTGGGTGTAAGTGCGGTTCTGGGTGGCATGCATCCTGCCATGGCGTATATTCTCTACTTCTTAAACCTCATGCGCCCAGCTATAAAACATGTGGGTATTGTTGCCTCGTATGGATGGGGTTCTCGTATGCTGGAACATATCCAGGGATCTATTACCAATTACAAACCCGAGATTCTCACACCGGTGATGGTCAAGGGATTCCCCAAACCCAATGATTTTGCCGCCCTCGATACTCTTGCAGACACAATTGCCGAGAAACATCGGGCTCTTTCTCTGTAA
- a CDS encoding IS1595 family transposase, translating into MEKDFFTLSEKESYQILEKALWPEGAICPRCKEKAHLLSCRLVYQCPKCGRQFSLKSQSIMRKSHLSPKIWLSAMFLVCQDGGINAVKLSQLLHISYKASWLLLQKLRSLMRLTNRHHTKSLRKLVKTFFFLSGIKRKQRKNLSPMQVVEIDADDTPSKLHIHLVDDVSSDWLSDFFGKLFRHTSVEKRTPWLSHLNDGLKNLLEDVYHYGCRKHMQRYLDEFCFRFNIEDAATRVEELLRRLGKRRQLLPWKKLVAEPLILPIWA; encoded by the coding sequence ATGGAAAAGGATTTTTTCACACTCTCAGAAAAAGAATCTTACCAGATCCTCGAAAAAGCCCTCTGGCCAGAGGGGGCAATTTGCCCACGGTGTAAAGAAAAAGCGCATCTTCTCTCGTGCCGGCTCGTGTATCAGTGCCCCAAGTGCGGAAGACAATTTTCCTTAAAAAGCCAGTCCATCATGCGAAAAAGTCATCTTTCGCCAAAAATCTGGCTTTCTGCCATGTTTCTTGTCTGCCAGGATGGGGGGATAAATGCGGTGAAGCTTTCACAACTTCTTCACATTAGCTACAAGGCAAGCTGGCTTCTTCTTCAGAAGCTACGAAGCCTTATGCGGCTTACCAATCGCCATCACACGAAATCCCTCCGAAAGCTTGTCAAAACCTTTTTCTTTCTCTCCGGTATCAAACGTAAGCAAAGAAAAAACCTTTCCCCCATGCAGGTTGTCGAAATTGATGCGGATGATACCCCTTCTAAACTTCACATTCATCTTGTGGATGATGTGAGTAGCGATTGGCTTTCAGACTTTTTTGGCAAGCTTTTCCGCCACACCTCGGTGGAAAAAAGAACGCCTTGGCTTTCCCACCTTAACGATGGGTTGAAAAACCTTCTTGAAGACGTCTATCACTATGGTTGTCGAAAGCACATGCAGCGCTACCTTGATGAGTTTTGTTTTCGGTTTAATATAGAAGATGCTGCCACAAGGGTAGAGGAGCTTTTAAGAAGGCTTGGCAAACGTCGCCAGCTTCTCCCGTGGAAAAAGCTGGTGGCTGAGCCGCTTATTCTTCCCATCTGGGCGTAG
- the rd gene encoding rubredoxin, whose translation MSVNFEVLFQVSYGLYIVTSEYEGSINGCLINTLCQVNSEPPTFQVILNKLNLTHDYIAKSGRFGVTILSQDAPFEFLGRFGFRSGRQMPKIDDTITILRSPEGIPIVKNHGLSYLTCEVFKTVDVDTHTTFIGKLLSAEALAEGSPLTYAYYRKVKKGKTSKNAPTYISPEKTTKSIQEATMAKYVCNVCGYIYDPAVGDPDGGVAPGTAFESLPDNWVCPVCGVGKDQFSKM comes from the coding sequence ATGAGTGTGAATTTTGAGGTGCTCTTTCAGGTCTCGTATGGGCTCTATATTGTTACCAGTGAATATGAAGGTTCCATAAATGGGTGTCTTATCAATACCCTCTGTCAGGTTAATTCTGAACCCCCTACGTTTCAGGTAATCCTCAATAAACTCAATCTCACCCATGACTATATCGCCAAAAGCGGGCGTTTTGGAGTCACCATCCTGAGCCAGGATGCTCCTTTTGAGTTTCTGGGAAGGTTTGGTTTTCGTTCAGGAAGACAAATGCCCAAAATAGACGATACCATTACCATCCTTCGTTCTCCTGAAGGAATTCCGATAGTCAAAAATCATGGACTCTCCTATCTTACTTGTGAGGTTTTCAAAACAGTGGATGTGGATACCCATACGACCTTTATTGGGAAACTCCTCTCGGCAGAAGCCCTTGCAGAAGGTTCCCCTCTCACCTATGCCTACTATCGGAAGGTTAAGAAAGGCAAAACATCCAAAAACGCTCCGACTTATATTTCACCAGAAAAAACAACCAAATCCATACAGGAGGCCACTATGGCAAAGTATGTTTGTAATGTATGTGGGTATATCTATGATCCTGCTGTTGGGGATCCAGATGGGGGTGTTGCTCCAGGAACAGCCTTTGAATCCCTGCCCGACAATTGGGTATGCCCTGTTTGTGGGGTAGGCAAGGATCAGTTCAGCAAAATGTAA